One genomic window of Pseudomonas aeruginosa includes the following:
- the uvrC gene encoding excinuclease ABC subunit UvrC, producing the protein MSAVFDASAFLATCSNRPGVYRMFDADAKLLYVGKAKSLKKRLASYFRKSGLAPKTAALVARIAQVETTITANETEALLLEQTLIKEWRPPYNILLRDDKSYPFVFLSSEDEYPRLSLHRGAKKRKGRYFGPYPSAGAIRESLNLLQKAFLVRQCEDSYFRNRTRPCLQYQIKRCKGPCVGLVSPEEYAEDVRHSVMFLEGRSNALADELNVGMEQAAMRLDFEKAAELRDQVAILRRVQDQQSMEGGNGDVDIVAAIVTPGGACVHLISVRGGRVLGSKNFFPQVAIEEEVGEVLLAFLGQYYLSHQERDLPAELIVNVTHEDFPVLVSAIAEARGRELEISYRVRGTRARWQQLAVTNAEQALGARLANRQHVAARFEALAEALDLAEPPQRLECFDISHSSGEATVASCVVFGPEGPLKSDYRRYNIEGVTAGDDYAAMHQALTRRFSRLKDGEGKMPDILLVDGGKGQLAMAQEVLQELAVAGLILLGVAKGVTRKPGLETLYLNDASHEFTLPADSPALHLIQQIRDEAHRFAITGHRARRGKARRTSTLEDVPGVGPKRRRDLLKHFGGLQELSRASIDELAKAPGISKKLAEQIYAVLHSE; encoded by the coding sequence ATGAGCGCCGTTTTCGACGCAAGCGCTTTCCTCGCTACCTGCAGCAATCGTCCGGGCGTCTACCGCATGTTCGATGCGGACGCCAAGCTTCTCTACGTGGGCAAGGCGAAGAGCCTGAAGAAGCGCCTGGCCAGCTATTTCCGCAAGTCCGGCCTGGCGCCGAAGACCGCTGCGCTGGTGGCGCGGATCGCCCAGGTGGAAACCACCATCACCGCCAATGAAACCGAGGCGTTGCTGCTGGAGCAGACGCTGATCAAGGAGTGGCGGCCGCCCTACAACATCCTGCTGCGGGACGACAAGTCCTATCCCTTCGTGTTCCTCTCCAGCGAGGACGAGTATCCGCGGCTGTCCCTGCACCGTGGCGCGAAGAAGCGCAAGGGGCGTTACTTCGGTCCCTATCCGAGCGCGGGAGCGATCCGCGAGAGCCTCAACCTGCTGCAGAAGGCGTTTCTCGTCCGCCAGTGCGAGGACAGCTATTTCCGCAACCGTACGCGGCCCTGCCTGCAATACCAGATCAAGCGCTGCAAGGGGCCCTGCGTGGGGCTGGTCAGTCCTGAGGAGTACGCCGAGGACGTGCGCCACTCGGTGATGTTCCTCGAAGGAAGGAGCAACGCGCTGGCCGACGAGCTGAACGTCGGCATGGAGCAGGCGGCGATGCGCCTGGACTTCGAGAAGGCGGCGGAGTTGCGCGACCAGGTGGCGATCCTGCGGCGGGTCCAGGACCAGCAGAGCATGGAAGGTGGCAACGGCGACGTCGACATCGTCGCCGCCATCGTCACCCCTGGCGGCGCTTGCGTACACCTGATCAGCGTACGCGGCGGGCGGGTGCTGGGCAGCAAGAACTTCTTCCCGCAGGTCGCGATCGAGGAGGAGGTGGGCGAAGTGCTGCTGGCGTTCCTTGGCCAGTACTATCTCAGCCACCAGGAGCGCGACCTGCCGGCGGAGTTGATCGTCAACGTGACGCACGAGGATTTCCCGGTGCTGGTTTCGGCGATCGCCGAAGCGCGAGGCCGCGAACTGGAGATCAGCTACCGGGTGCGTGGTACCCGCGCCCGCTGGCAGCAACTGGCGGTGACCAACGCCGAACAGGCCCTGGGCGCACGCCTGGCCAACCGCCAGCATGTGGCGGCACGCTTCGAAGCCCTTGCCGAGGCGCTCGACCTGGCGGAGCCGCCGCAACGCCTGGAGTGCTTCGATATCAGTCACTCCAGCGGCGAGGCTACCGTGGCTTCCTGCGTGGTGTTCGGCCCGGAAGGGCCGCTGAAATCGGACTATCGCCGCTACAACATCGAAGGCGTCACGGCCGGCGACGACTACGCGGCGATGCACCAGGCGCTGACCCGCCGCTTCAGTCGCCTGAAGGACGGCGAGGGGAAGATGCCCGACATTCTCCTGGTGGATGGCGGCAAGGGGCAATTGGCCATGGCCCAGGAGGTGCTCCAGGAACTGGCGGTCGCCGGTCTGATCCTGCTCGGCGTGGCCAAGGGCGTGACCCGCAAGCCGGGGCTGGAAACCCTCTACCTGAACGATGCCTCCCACGAGTTCACCCTGCCGGCCGATTCGCCGGCGCTGCACCTGATCCAGCAGATACGTGACGAAGCGCACCGTTTCGCCATCACCGGCCACCGTGCGCGGCGCGGCAAGGCACGGCGGACGTCGACGCTGGAGGACGTCCCTGGCGTCGGCCCGAAACGTCGGCGCGACTTGCTCAAGCATTTCGGCGGGTTGCAGGAATTGTCGCGGGCGAGTATCGATGAACTGGCCAAAGCCCCCGGTATCAGTAAAAAGCTTGCCGAGCAGATTTATGCCGTCCTGCACAGCGAGTAG